One stretch of Proteiniborus sp. DW1 DNA includes these proteins:
- a CDS encoding PHP domain-containing protein has protein sequence MKFAYDIHIHSGLSPCGDKDMTPNNIVNMAYLKELNIIAVTDHNSMLNILPVMEVANRRGILVVPGIEVTTKEEVHVLCYFPSIEDGMRFQDLIYDSLPNIKNREEIFGEQLLFDKEDNVIGKLDKLLLSSSEYSLEEIFMLVEKHNGVLVPAHVDKNSFSILSTLGFIPDNINVRTIEAYDLKRLKEMEKVLTLEKYMIIKNSDAHYLSDINEAFYYMDIDTLTAKTVIEYLKVGCDKK, from the coding sequence ATGAAGTTTGCATACGATATTCATATACATTCTGGATTATCTCCCTGTGGGGATAAAGATATGACACCAAATAATATAGTAAATATGGCTTACTTAAAGGAGCTGAATATAATAGCTGTTACAGACCATAACTCCATGTTAAATATACTGCCAGTTATGGAAGTTGCTAATAGAAGAGGTATTTTAGTAGTTCCTGGCATAGAGGTAACTACAAAGGAGGAAGTTCATGTTTTATGCTATTTTCCATCAATTGAAGATGGAATGAGATTTCAAGATTTGATATATGATAGCCTTCCTAATATAAAGAATAGAGAAGAAATCTTTGGAGAACAACTCCTATTTGACAAGGAAGATAATGTTATTGGTAAATTAGATAAATTGCTTTTAAGTAGTAGTGAATATTCATTAGAAGAAATATTTATGCTGGTGGAAAAACATAATGGAGTACTTGTCCCAGCCCATGTAGATAAAAACTCCTTTAGTATTCTATCGACACTAGGGTTTATTCCTGATAATATAAATGTTAGAACTATAGAAGCCTATGACTTAAAAAGATTAAAAGAAATGGAGAAAGTATTGACTTTAGAAAAATATATGATTATAAAGAACTCTGATGCTCATTATCTATCTGATATTAATGAGGCATTTTATTATATGGATATTGACACTCTCACAGCAAAAACAGTTATAGAATACTTAAAGGTGGGTTGTGATAAAAAATGA
- a CDS encoding DRTGG domain-containing protein — translation MKLSSIIDKLNVETIAGTGLEEKEVEGVYIGDLLSLVMSKAQRNNLWITIQTHINIVAVATLVDLAGIIIVEGMEIDKDAIEKAKEVGIPLFKTSLSAYEVACKLREFGL, via the coding sequence ATGAAGCTTTCTTCAATAATTGATAAGTTAAATGTTGAAACAATTGCAGGAACTGGATTAGAAGAAAAGGAAGTAGAAGGAGTATATATTGGAGACTTGTTAAGTTTAGTCATGTCTAAGGCACAGAGGAATAATCTATGGATTACTATTCAAACCCATATAAACATAGTAGCTGTAGCAACATTAGTGGACTTGGCAGGAATAATAATTGTAGAGGGAATGGAAATCGATAAAGATGCAATTGAGAAGGCAAAGGAAGTAGGAATTCCGCTTTTTAAGACTAGCTTAAGTGCCTATGAAGTGGCTTGCAAATTAAGAGAATTTGGTTTATGA